One window of the Trifolium pratense cultivar HEN17-A07 linkage group LG2, ARS_RC_1.1, whole genome shotgun sequence genome contains the following:
- the LOC123906353 gene encoding protein CONSERVED IN THE GREEN LINEAGE AND DIATOMS 27, chloroplastic isoform X2: protein MIRLNFHCSLIPNGRQTRPSSNHGSFIIQNTRASKFSQQVSIKVKAIKGEMNGETNGSSGSSWDPGLEIEVPFEQRPVNEYSSLKDGMLYSWGELGPGSFFLRLGGLWLAVFTVLGAPIAAASFNPSREPLRFILAAGTGTLFIVSLIILRIYLGWSYVGDRLLSAVIPYEESGWYDGQMWVKPPEILARDRLLGSYKTLVGTGALLVTGVMLFIFATPVENFFRSTFTTEENKSTAQVSKVNTKFSLRKEELLKLPADVKADDNLAAAAAEAADGRPVYCRDRFYRALAGGQYCKWEDLLK from the exons ATGATTAGATTAAATTTCCACTGTTCTCTAATTCCAAATGGAAGACAAACCAGACCAAGCAGTAACCATGGTTCATTCATCATCCAAAACACCAGAGCTTCAAAATTCTCTCAACAGGTTTCCATCAAAGTTAAGGCCATAAAAGGTGAGATGAATGGAGAAACAAATGGATCTTCAGGAAGTAGCTGGGACCCTGGATTGGAAATTGAAGTCCCTTTTGAACAAAGACCG GTAAATGAGTACTCATCTCTGAAGGATggcatgctgtattcatggggCGAACTGGGTCCAGGATCGTTCTTTCTTCGCCTTGGAGGTCTCTGGTTGGCAGTATTCACAGTCCTTGGAGCGCCAATTGCAGCTGCAAGCTTTAATCCTTCAAGA GAGCCTCTGAGATTTATACTAGCTGCTGGAACAGGAACACTCTTCATTGTGTCTTTAATTATCTTGAGGATTTATCTG GGGTGGAGTTATGTTGGTGATAGACTTCTGTCTGCAGTCATTCCTTATGAAGAAAGTGGATGGTATGACGGGCAGATGTGGGTCAAGCCGCCTGAG ATCCTAGCTCGTGATAGATTATTGGGCTCTTACAAG ACTCTAGTTGGGACTGGAGCGTTACTTGTTACCGGAGTTATGCTATTTATCTTTGCTACACCAGTGGAGAATTTTTTTCGTTCCACCTTTACCACAGAAGAAAATAAATCAACTGCCCAAGTTTCCAAAGTCAATACAAAGTTCAGCCTAAG AAAAGAGGAGTTGCTTAAATTGCCTGCCGATGTGAAAGCCGACGACAATCTTGCAGCTGCTGCTGCTGAGGCTGCTGATGGAAGACCAGTATACTGTAGAGATAGGTTTTATCGAGCATTAGCAGGAGGCCAGTACTGCAAATGGGAGGATCTGCTCAAGTAA
- the LOC123906352 gene encoding uncharacterized protein LOC123906352 isoform X1, translating into MINLAGYSTTNQRPISLISIMPNTTVPSRYVVVFTFRSSQKHSFSTSSESVWTDYPIENAYELLEVSETSSFDEIKASFRKLAKETHPDLAESRNDSTASRRFVQILAAYEILSDSRKRAHYDMYLLYQKKLMQKHSEQGSKLRIYESQTTTFNEMEVVEWLKWYRLAINDILSEKKVVVGTGYFDVLERDFYSAIHAAYYGPEIDSIPMEFLPECFEAEERSSCETPEVLHLVSGRDLFGMVCLVNKIPEISSTENEKLTSYIPFHSGLCQSITDVDTCRNVESPDNFVTQQSRSSKISNNVSDAYRDLELHVSGKLVATASRVLPRCRSDAMQKEGAEDHIHVFLNSDEDPRHISSDFSRNLYANNTVGRKMHLGTISGLGSSPDEGCCYVYNSSCEKTHVIMKHRTLLVKHMHWYHVGEKVSVCECRCTRARLPPSKFWLFEPRCGFHDIGGWYVETYGKDKKGRTMPSQRFWDGLDYSQQTEIRLHPAMYLFALAYRTLDLEYTKTSKKTFTDAVGAHMFQILHWCKKLAK; encoded by the exons ATGATTAATCTCGCGGGTTACAGCACCACTAATCAGAGACCAATTTCTCTGATATCAATTATGCCAAACACCACCGTTCCGTCGCGCTACGTCGTCGTTTTCACGTTTCGAAGTTCCCAAAAACATAGCTTCAGCACCTCTTCTGAATCAGTTTGGACAGATTATCCTATAGAGAACGCGTACGAGCTTCTAGAAGTATCGGAAACAAGCTCATTCGATGAGATCAAAGCGTCGTTTCGTAAATTGGCGAAAGAAACTCACCCTGACCTCGCTGAGTCAAGGAACGATTCCACTGCTTCACGACGATTTGTTCAAATCCTTGCCGCATATGAG ATTCTTTCAGATTCTCGGAAGAGAGCCCATTATGACATGTACTTGTTATATCAGAAAAAGCTTATGCAGAAGCATTCTGAACAGGGTTCAAAATTGCGCATTTATGAATCACAAACTACGACATTCAATGAGATGGAAGTTGTTGAATGGTTAAAGTGGTACAGATTAGCTATAAATGATATTTTGTCAGAGAAGAAAGTGGTGGTTGGAACAGGATATTTTGATGTACTCGAAAGAGATTTTTATTCTGCTATTCATGCAGCATACTATGGACCCGAAATTGATTCTATCCCCATGGAGTTTCTTCCCGAATGCTTTGAGGCTGAGGAGAGGTCCTCTTGTGAAACTCCTGAGGTTTTGCATTTGGTTTCTGGCCGTGATCTTTTTGGGATGGTTTGCCTAGTCAACAAGATTCCAGAGATATCATCTACTGAAAATGAAAAGTTAACTTCTTATATACCCTTCCATTCAGGCCTTTGTCAATCTATAACGGACGTGGATACCTGCAGGAATGTAGAAAGTCCAGATAATTTTGTAACACAACAAAGCCGCAGctctaaaatttcaaataatgtTTCAGATGCGTATAGAGATCTAGAATTGCATGTCTCTGGAAAATTAGTTGCTACAGCATCTAGGGTCCTACCTAGATGTCGTTCTGATGCGATGCAAAAGGAAGGTGCTGAAGATCACATTCATGTGTTCCTTAATTCAGATGAAGATCCCAGACATATCAGCAGCGATTTTTCAAGAAATTTATATGCAAATAATACTGTTGGAAGAAAAATGCATTTGGGAACCATATCTGGACTTGGGAGCAGTCCAGACGAAGGATGTTGTTATGTCTACAACAGCAGCTGTGAAAAAACCCATGTGATTATGAAACACAGAACGTTGTTG GTGAAGCATATGCACTGGTATCATGTGGGTGAGAAAGTTTCAGTTTGTGAGTGTAGATGCACCAGAGCACGTTTACCACCAAGCAA ATTTTGGCTATTTGAGCCTCGCTGTGGCTTCCACGACATAGGGGGTTGGTATGTGGAAACATATGGCAAAGATAAGAAGGGTCGTACTATGCCATCACAAAGGTTCTGGGATGGCTTGGATTATAGCCAGCAAACCGAAAT AAGACTTCATCCAGCAATGTATCTGTTTGCTCTTGCATATCGAACACTTGATCTTGAATATACCAAAACAAGCAAGAAAACATTTACGGATGCCGTTGGAGCACATATGTTTCAAATTCTTCACTGGTGCAAGAAACTTGCTAAATAG
- the LOC123906353 gene encoding protein CONSERVED IN THE GREEN LINEAGE AND DIATOMS 27, chloroplastic isoform X1, with translation MIRLNFHCSLIPNGRQTRPSSNHGSFIIQNTRASKFSQQVSIKVKAIKGEMNGETNGSSGSSWDPGLEIEVPFEQRPVNEYSSLKDGMLYSWGELGPGSFFLRLGGLWLAVFTVLGAPIAAASFNPSREPLRFILAAGTGTLFIVSLIILRIYLGWSYVGDRLLSAVIPYEESGWYDGQMWVKPPEILARDRLLGSYKVKPVVKLLKQTLVGTGALLVTGVMLFIFATPVENFFRSTFTTEENKSTAQVSKVNTKFSLRKEELLKLPADVKADDNLAAAAAEAADGRPVYCRDRFYRALAGGQYCKWEDLLK, from the exons ATGATTAGATTAAATTTCCACTGTTCTCTAATTCCAAATGGAAGACAAACCAGACCAAGCAGTAACCATGGTTCATTCATCATCCAAAACACCAGAGCTTCAAAATTCTCTCAACAGGTTTCCATCAAAGTTAAGGCCATAAAAGGTGAGATGAATGGAGAAACAAATGGATCTTCAGGAAGTAGCTGGGACCCTGGATTGGAAATTGAAGTCCCTTTTGAACAAAGACCG GTAAATGAGTACTCATCTCTGAAGGATggcatgctgtattcatggggCGAACTGGGTCCAGGATCGTTCTTTCTTCGCCTTGGAGGTCTCTGGTTGGCAGTATTCACAGTCCTTGGAGCGCCAATTGCAGCTGCAAGCTTTAATCCTTCAAGA GAGCCTCTGAGATTTATACTAGCTGCTGGAACAGGAACACTCTTCATTGTGTCTTTAATTATCTTGAGGATTTATCTG GGGTGGAGTTATGTTGGTGATAGACTTCTGTCTGCAGTCATTCCTTATGAAGAAAGTGGATGGTATGACGGGCAGATGTGGGTCAAGCCGCCTGAG ATCCTAGCTCGTGATAGATTATTGGGCTCTTACAAG GTTAAACCAGTTGTTAAACTGCTGAAACAGACTCTAGTTGGGACTGGAGCGTTACTTGTTACCGGAGTTATGCTATTTATCTTTGCTACACCAGTGGAGAATTTTTTTCGTTCCACCTTTACCACAGAAGAAAATAAATCAACTGCCCAAGTTTCCAAAGTCAATACAAAGTTCAGCCTAAG AAAAGAGGAGTTGCTTAAATTGCCTGCCGATGTGAAAGCCGACGACAATCTTGCAGCTGCTGCTGCTGAGGCTGCTGATGGAAGACCAGTATACTGTAGAGATAGGTTTTATCGAGCATTAGCAGGAGGCCAGTACTGCAAATGGGAGGATCTGCTCAAGTAA
- the LOC123906349 gene encoding probable prolyl 4-hydroxylase 9 isoform X1 codes for MKGKTVRANWSLRTKKFALPSVFLLCIFFFLAGLFGSSFFHHSQEDEYGMRAKLLEKSTAEETEHRLLHAGESGDDFVTSIPFQVLSWNPRALYFPNFASAEQCESIIEMARAELTPSELRLREGETEEGTKGVRTSSGMFISASKDKTGVLEVIENKIAKATKIPRTHGEAFNILRYEVRQKYDSHYDAFNPAEYGPQETQRMASFLLYLTDVQEGGETMFPYENGSNMNSSYDFEDCIGLKIKPRKGDGLLFYSLFPNGTIDPTSLHGSCPVIKGEKWVATKWIHTENLLQLRSKVLQR; via the exons ATGAAAGGGAAAACGGTTAGAGCAAATTGGAGCTTGAGAACGAAGAAGTTCGCATTACCTTCGGTTTTCCTCTTATGCATCTTCTTCTTTCTTGCTGGATTATTTGGTTCAAGTTTCTTCCATCATTCTCAG GAAGATGAATATGGCATGAGAGCGAAATTGCTTGAAAAATCGACGGCGGAGGAGACTGAACATCGATTGTTGCATGCTGGAGAGTCCGGTGATGATTTCGTTACTTCAATTCCTTTTCAG GTTTTGAGCTGGAACCCTCGTGCTTTATACTTTCCTAATTTTGCAAGTGCAGAACAATGTGAAAGCATAATTGAGATGGCAAGGGCAGAGCTTACACCATCAGAATTGAGGTTACGTGAGGGAGAAACGGAGGAGGGTACAAAGGGAGTCAGAACAAG CTCTGGTATGTTTATTAGCGCTTCTAAGGACAAAACAGGAGTTTTAGAAgtcattgaaaacaaaattgcCAAAGCAACAAAAATTCCCAGGACTCATGGAGAG GCATTCAATATCCTCCGCTATGAGGTCAGGCAAAAATATGATTCTCACTATGACGCATTCAATCCTGCTGAATATGGCCCCCAAGAGACCCAAAGG ATGGCTTCATTTTTGCTGTATTTAACAGATGTTCAAGAAGGTGGGGAGACCATGTTTCCATATGAG AATGGATCGAACATGAACAGTAGCTATGATTTCGAGGATTGTATTGGTTTAAAAATAAAGCCACGGAAGGGAGACGGACTTCTATTTTATTCGTTGTTCCCTAATGGTACAATTGATCCG ACATCACTCCACGGGAGCTGCCCCGTAATTAAAGGGGAGAAATGGGTAGCTACAAAGTGGATACATACAGAGAACCTGCTGCAATTGAGATCCAAAGTCTTACAGAGATAG
- the LOC123906349 gene encoding probable prolyl 4-hydroxylase 9 isoform X2 produces MKGKTVRANWSLRTKKFALPSVFLLCIFFFLAGLFGSSFFHHSQEDEYAAEETEHRLLHAGESGDDFVTSIPFQVLSWNPRALYFPNFASAEQCESIIEMARAELTPSELRLREGETEEGTKGVRTSSGMFISASKDKTGVLEVIENKIAKATKIPRTHGEAFNILRYEVRQKYDSHYDAFNPAEYGPQETQRMASFLLYLTDVQEGGETMFPYENGSNMNSSYDFEDCIGLKIKPRKGDGLLFYSLFPNGTIDPTSLHGSCPVIKGEKWVATKWIHTENLLQLRSKVLQR; encoded by the exons ATGAAAGGGAAAACGGTTAGAGCAAATTGGAGCTTGAGAACGAAGAAGTTCGCATTACCTTCGGTTTTCCTCTTATGCATCTTCTTCTTTCTTGCTGGATTATTTGGTTCAAGTTTCTTCCATCATTCTCAG GAAGATGAATATG CGGCGGAGGAGACTGAACATCGATTGTTGCATGCTGGAGAGTCCGGTGATGATTTCGTTACTTCAATTCCTTTTCAG GTTTTGAGCTGGAACCCTCGTGCTTTATACTTTCCTAATTTTGCAAGTGCAGAACAATGTGAAAGCATAATTGAGATGGCAAGGGCAGAGCTTACACCATCAGAATTGAGGTTACGTGAGGGAGAAACGGAGGAGGGTACAAAGGGAGTCAGAACAAG CTCTGGTATGTTTATTAGCGCTTCTAAGGACAAAACAGGAGTTTTAGAAgtcattgaaaacaaaattgcCAAAGCAACAAAAATTCCCAGGACTCATGGAGAG GCATTCAATATCCTCCGCTATGAGGTCAGGCAAAAATATGATTCTCACTATGACGCATTCAATCCTGCTGAATATGGCCCCCAAGAGACCCAAAGG ATGGCTTCATTTTTGCTGTATTTAACAGATGTTCAAGAAGGTGGGGAGACCATGTTTCCATATGAG AATGGATCGAACATGAACAGTAGCTATGATTTCGAGGATTGTATTGGTTTAAAAATAAAGCCACGGAAGGGAGACGGACTTCTATTTTATTCGTTGTTCCCTAATGGTACAATTGATCCG ACATCACTCCACGGGAGCTGCCCCGTAATTAAAGGGGAGAAATGGGTAGCTACAAAGTGGATACATACAGAGAACCTGCTGCAATTGAGATCCAAAGTCTTACAGAGATAG
- the LOC123906352 gene encoding uncharacterized protein LOC123906352 isoform X2, which produces MINLAGYSTTNQRPISLISIMPNTTVPSRYVVVFTFRSSQKHSFSTSSESVWTDYPIENAYELLEVSETSSFDEIKASFRKLAKETHPDLAESRNDSTASRRFVQILAAYEILSDSRKRAHYDMYLLYQKKLMQKHSEQGSKLRIYESQTTTFNEMEVVEWLKWYRLAINDILSEKKVVVGTGYFDVLERDFYSAIHAAYYGPEIDSIPMEFLPECFEAEERSSCETPEVLHLVSGRDLFGMVCLVNKIPEISSTENEKLTSYIPFHSGLCQSITDVDTCRNVESPDNFVTQQSRSSKISNNVSDAYRDLELHVSGKLVATASRVLPRCRSDAMQKEGAEDHIHVFLNSDEDPRHISSDFSRNLYANNTVGRKMHLGTISGLGSSPDEGCCYVYNSSCEKTHVIMKHRTLLVKHMHWYHVGEKVSVCECRCTRARLPPSKFWLFEPRCGFHDIGGWYVETYGKDKKGRTMPSQRFWDGLDYSQQTEMPWEPNFSSSNYHLFIVDIYK; this is translated from the exons ATGATTAATCTCGCGGGTTACAGCACCACTAATCAGAGACCAATTTCTCTGATATCAATTATGCCAAACACCACCGTTCCGTCGCGCTACGTCGTCGTTTTCACGTTTCGAAGTTCCCAAAAACATAGCTTCAGCACCTCTTCTGAATCAGTTTGGACAGATTATCCTATAGAGAACGCGTACGAGCTTCTAGAAGTATCGGAAACAAGCTCATTCGATGAGATCAAAGCGTCGTTTCGTAAATTGGCGAAAGAAACTCACCCTGACCTCGCTGAGTCAAGGAACGATTCCACTGCTTCACGACGATTTGTTCAAATCCTTGCCGCATATGAG ATTCTTTCAGATTCTCGGAAGAGAGCCCATTATGACATGTACTTGTTATATCAGAAAAAGCTTATGCAGAAGCATTCTGAACAGGGTTCAAAATTGCGCATTTATGAATCACAAACTACGACATTCAATGAGATGGAAGTTGTTGAATGGTTAAAGTGGTACAGATTAGCTATAAATGATATTTTGTCAGAGAAGAAAGTGGTGGTTGGAACAGGATATTTTGATGTACTCGAAAGAGATTTTTATTCTGCTATTCATGCAGCATACTATGGACCCGAAATTGATTCTATCCCCATGGAGTTTCTTCCCGAATGCTTTGAGGCTGAGGAGAGGTCCTCTTGTGAAACTCCTGAGGTTTTGCATTTGGTTTCTGGCCGTGATCTTTTTGGGATGGTTTGCCTAGTCAACAAGATTCCAGAGATATCATCTACTGAAAATGAAAAGTTAACTTCTTATATACCCTTCCATTCAGGCCTTTGTCAATCTATAACGGACGTGGATACCTGCAGGAATGTAGAAAGTCCAGATAATTTTGTAACACAACAAAGCCGCAGctctaaaatttcaaataatgtTTCAGATGCGTATAGAGATCTAGAATTGCATGTCTCTGGAAAATTAGTTGCTACAGCATCTAGGGTCCTACCTAGATGTCGTTCTGATGCGATGCAAAAGGAAGGTGCTGAAGATCACATTCATGTGTTCCTTAATTCAGATGAAGATCCCAGACATATCAGCAGCGATTTTTCAAGAAATTTATATGCAAATAATACTGTTGGAAGAAAAATGCATTTGGGAACCATATCTGGACTTGGGAGCAGTCCAGACGAAGGATGTTGTTATGTCTACAACAGCAGCTGTGAAAAAACCCATGTGATTATGAAACACAGAACGTTGTTG GTGAAGCATATGCACTGGTATCATGTGGGTGAGAAAGTTTCAGTTTGTGAGTGTAGATGCACCAGAGCACGTTTACCACCAAGCAA ATTTTGGCTATTTGAGCCTCGCTGTGGCTTCCACGACATAGGGGGTTGGTATGTGGAAACATATGGCAAAGATAAGAAGGGTCGTACTATGCCATCACAAAGGTTCTGGGATGGCTTGGATTATAGCCAGCAAACCGAAAT GCCATGGGAACCAAATTTCTCATCTTCTAACTACCATTTGTTCATCGTAGACATTTACAAGTG A